The Longimicrobium sp. DNA segment TGGTGACGATGGGGCTGGAGCACGCCGTCGTCACCTCGGTGAACCGCGACGAGCTCAAGAACGGCGGCGCCGAGATCTACGCGGAGGTAATCCGCCAGATCCACGCGCGCCAGCCGGGGTGTACCGTCGAGGTGCTCGTCCCCGACTTCAAGGGGAACGAGACCGCGCTGCGCATCGTGGTCGACGCCGGGCCCGAGATCCTGGCGCACAACATCGACACGGTGGAACGGCTGTCGAAGCACCTGCGGCCGGGCGGGCGCTACTGGCGCTCCATCTCCATGCTGGGCGCCGTCAAGCGCATGAACCCGCGGCAGCTCACCAAGAGCGCCATCATCCTGGGGATGGGCGAGACGGAGGAGGAGATCTACACGTCGATGCGCGACCTGCGCGACGCGTCGGTGGACGTGCTGACGCTGGGGCAGTACCTGCGCCCCTCGCAGCACCACGTTCCGCTCGACCGCTGGGTGACGCCCGACGAGTTCCGCCAGTGGAAGGAGATCGGCGAGCGGGAGCTGGGCTTCGGGCACGTGGAGAGCGGGCCGCTGGTGCGCTCGTCGTACCACGCCAAGGAGCAGGCGCGCACCATCGAGGCGCAGGGCCCCGGCACCATCACCGAGATCCTGGAGGCCGACGTGGACTCCGCCGTTGTCATCGACCCCGCGGAAGCCGCCCTCCGCGCCATCGGTGCCCCTCCGGTGCGCCCCGCCCCTGCGCTCGTGCAGCTCGGGAGCCTGTAGCCGCCCTCAACGACGAGGATCGCGCATGAGCACGACGTATGCTCCGCCCGTCTCGCCTGAGGAATACCTCGT contains these protein-coding regions:
- the lipA gene encoding lipoyl synthase encodes the protein MSVEAPQQGTRGYAPQGKDNGVVKSKGTVNVPLLEGQQPLEHRARKPEWLKVRAPGSPNYLRLKQLMRDQGLHTVCEEAHCPNIGECWESGTATFMILGDVCTRACKYCAVAHGLPTELDQDEPRRVADSVVTMGLEHAVVTSVNRDELKNGGAEIYAEVIRQIHARQPGCTVEVLVPDFKGNETALRIVVDAGPEILAHNIDTVERLSKHLRPGGRYWRSISMLGAVKRMNPRQLTKSAIILGMGETEEEIYTSMRDLRDASVDVLTLGQYLRPSQHHVPLDRWVTPDEFRQWKEIGERELGFGHVESGPLVRSSYHAKEQARTIEAQGPGTITEILEADVDSAVVIDPAEAALRAIGAPPVRPAPALVQLGSL